From Arachis stenosperma cultivar V10309 chromosome 2, arast.V10309.gnm1.PFL2, whole genome shotgun sequence, one genomic window encodes:
- the LOC130963291 gene encoding uncharacterized protein LOC130963291, translating to MAARYDLIKCINAGPAHKVWKLKVRVIRLWTVSQFAKSGMKAPIEMVILDKEGDTIQCTVKDIFVPIFEGLLAEGNVYVVTNFGVALNTIKFKPTRHEFRIHFKRDTIVRPVQDSSFPLNGFNFVPFKTIQSESREYGYLVDVIGQLASKGNLVEFTQDGKPSSYITIELDDLEGGQKLRVTLWQSFAFDLLKYMKEHPCLTYVVILQMGVMGVSNTNYNSKLFINVKFSAARDFFARVNKLDPVDGQGIMQLVCDQPVSVEEDFLRLSVYKTIAEIKEHNQDAVFVTAGMIKEVETEFGWWYKRCKKCRRGLRKLEKRYFCPNCIRDYGFYEPRYSIHIRVIDHTDAASFVLFDGEAAKFFGVSTNDLRQSCVTKGVEKNSCPEEINKFRDIKFIFKVQLKMRNLNSYEPYVIHVLRMTNENSLVSAFLDKYNPDPGLLSHENSELLSLSTGPYDTSKACESELTPSPAVDEKHNSKILGAKKHIEEVGEESVSSKSKKGKWVVMED from the exons ATGGCAGCTAG GTATGATCTCATCAAGTGTATCAATGCTGGTCCAGCGCATAAGGTGTGGAAGCTCAAAGTACGTGTCATTAGGCTTTGGACCGTTTCTCAATTTGCAAAATCTGGGATGAAGGCACCTATTGAGATGGTTATCCTTGATAAAGAG GGAGATACAATTCAATGCACTGTAAAAGACATATTTGTTCCTATCTTCGAGGGCTTACTCGCTGAGGGCAACGTGTACGTGGTCACTAATTTTGGAGTTGCTTTGAATACCATCAAGTTCAAGCCTACTAGACACGAATTTAGAATCCACTTCAAGAGGGACACGATTGTGCGTCCGGTACAAGATTCTTCGTTTCCATTGAACGGATTCAATTTTGTTCCGTTCAAAACAATTCAATCAGAGTCTAGAGAATATGGTTATTTAGTTG ATGTGATTGGTCAGCTTGCCTCAAAGGGTAACTTGGTCGAATTCACTCAGGACGGAAAGCCGTCAAGTTATATCACCATAGAACTTGATGATCTTGA GGGTGGACAGAAATTAAGGGTAACATTGTGGCAGTCTTTTGCTTTTGATTTGCTCAAATATATGAAGGAACACCCGTGTCTTACCTATGTGGTTATTCTCCAAATGG GGGTCATGGGTGTTTCCAACACAAACTACAATTCGAAACTGTTTATCAATGTTAAGTTTTCAGCTGCCAGGGATTTCTTTGCGAG GGTGAACAAATTGGATCCTGTTGATGGACAAGGCATAATGCAGCTGGTCTGTGATCAACCTGTTTCAGTTGAGGAAGATTTTTTGCGTCTGTCAGTCTACAAAACAATTGCCGAGATAAAGGAGCATAATCAG GATGCTGTATTTGTTACAGCCGGGATGATTAAAGAAGTTGAGACCGAGTTTGGTTGGTGGTACAAAAGATGTAAGAAGTGTCGTCGTGGCTTAAGGAAACTTGAGAAAAGATATTTCTGTCCCAATTGCATTAGAGACTACGGGTTCTATGAGCCAAG GTACAGCATCCACATAAGGGTGATAGACCACACCGATGCTGCCTCTTTTGTTTTGTTCGATGGAGAAGCTGCAAAGTTTTTTGGAGTTTCTACTAATGACCTTAGGCAGTCTTGTGTGACTAAG GGTGTTGAGAAAAATTCCTGTCCCGAAGAGATTAATAAGTTTAGGGATATTAAGTTCATCTTCAAAGTGCAACTCAAGATGAGGAATCTGAACTCTTATGAACCATATGTGATTCATGTGCTGAGAATGACTAATGAAAATTCTCTGGTCTCTGCTTTCCTGGATAAATACAATCCTGACCCT GGCCTTTTGTCCCATGAAAATTCTGAACTATTGAGTTTGTCTACTGGTCCATACGACACTTCTAAG GCTTGTGAGAGTGAGCTAACTCCATCACCTGCAGTTGATGAGAAACATAATTCTAAAATTCTCGGAGCTAAGAAACATATTGAAGAGGTTGGAGAGGAGTCAGTTTCATCCAAATCCAAGAAAGGGAAGTGGGTTGTGATGGAGGACTAA
- the LOC130963292 gene encoding uncharacterized protein LOC130963292 gives MVESERLKFFRCKQPQLRVDKYKCLHESLINGDVDAARLGKRIILPSTFTGGPRYAGYPSYFITMTCNPEWDEIKREVTSIGLKAEDRPDILCRVFKIKLDGLIDDLKEGKIFGKILGYVCTVEFQKRGLPHAHILLFMSNEFKPQTPNDIDKHITTEIPDENERPNLHGAVQNYMRTLSDEAGFPKYRHTDNGRTVKKRECVLDNKFIVPYNPELLLKFGYHINVEYTCQTSSIKYLFKYVHKGNDRVTATLYNPGDPSEATQVVDEIRNYYDCRYISACEAVWRLFVYEIQEKEPFVIRLPFHLEDEQHVVYGETSNVNDIVERAISHKSMFLGWMAANMSYPYARSLTYAEFPTKFVWKDDSSKWFPRKKGFAIGRLTYVPAGNDEFIFNFDLTYLMM, from the exons ATGGTGGAATCAGAGAGGTTAAAATTCTTTAGGTGTAAACAACCACAGTTGAGGGTTGATAAATACAAATGTCTGCATGAAAGTCTTATAAACGGGGATGTAGATGCTGCAAGGCTTGGCAAAAGAATTATTCTTCCCAGTACTTTTACCGGTGGACCTAG ATATGCGGGATATCCTAGCTATTTTATCACCATGACCTGTAACCCTGAATGGGATGAGATAAAAAGAGAAGTGACTTCCATTGGATTGAAGGCAGAAGACCGTCCTGATATATTGTGTCGAGTTTTCAAGATCAAGCTTGATGGTTTGATCGATGACCTCAAAGAGGGAAAAATCTTTGGCAAAATTTTGGGAT aCGTTTGCACTGTAGAGTTTCAAAAGAGAGGGCTTCCGCATGCACATATCCTTTTATTCATGAGTAACGAGTTCAAACCACAAACACCAAAtgacatagacaaacatataaCAACTGAGATTCCTGATGAAAATGAAAGGCCAAATCTACATGGAGCTGTTCAAAATTACATG CGAACACTCAGTGATGAGGCCGGATTTCCCAAATATAGGCATACTGATAATGGTCGAACAGTGAAGAAAAGGGAATGTGTACTAGACAATAAGTTCATTGTTCCGTATAATCCAGAATTGTTGCTCAAGTTCGGGTACCACATAAATGTAGAATACACATGCCAAACAAGTTCTATTAAGTATCTGTTTAAGTATGTACACAAGGGTAATGACCGCGTAACAGCTACTCTATACAATCCTGGTGATCCGTCAGAAGCCACACAAGTTGTTGACGAAATTAGGAATTACTACGATTGTAGGTACATTTCGGCATGTGAGGCAGTCTGGCGTCTATTTGTATAcgaaatccaagaaaaagaACCATTTGTGATTAGACTTCCATTCCATTTGGAGGATGAGCAACATGTGGTCTATGGTGAAACTTCTAATGTGAATGATATCGTCGAAAGAGCAATATCTCATAAGTCCATGTTTTTGGGATGGATGGCGGCGAACATGTCATATCCCTATGCTCGAAGTCTGACTTATGCTGAGTTTCCAACCAAGTTTGTTTGGAAGGATGATTCTTCAAAGTGGTTTCCTCGAAAGAAAGGATTCGCAATTGGAAGGTTGACTTATGTACCTGCAGGTAATGATGAGTTTATATTCAATTTTGATCTTACTTATTTAATGAtgtaa
- the LOC130963293 gene encoding uncharacterized protein LOC130963293, producing MSDDEIKQLYLMDIDKILHSYGKTLKDYHPMPLATEVDNSLLTERAIREELNFNRDDLKKNASDMLATATLEQRYAFDKIVTAVYCDEGGFFFVYGHGGTGKTFLWNLMSAEIRSRGDIVLNVASSGIASLLLLNGRTAHSRFKIPLNITEDSVCNIKPGSLQAMLLLKARLIIWDEAPMVSRYCYEALDKCLGDIMRCSPTYRKDFSFGGKVVVLGGDFRQIFPVIPRGSRQDIVHSTVNSSYLWKFCQVLKLTKNMRLSVGTATSDQDETEQFGEWLLKVDDGLIGDNMDGKSEICLPGDIVIPSLDHAFDELVHFSYPNILENMSSKDFFKARTILAPTLDIVEEVNNHLMAIIPGGKNYILVRIPFVWMKGIWRVN from the coding sequence ATGTCAGATGATGAGATTAAGCAGTTGTACTTAATGGATATAGACAAGATCTTACATTCCTATGGTAAAACCTTGAAAGACTATCATCCAATGCCTTTAGCAACTGAAGTTGATAATTCTTTGTTAACCGAAAGGGCTATAAGGGAAGAGCTAAACTTTAACAGGGATGATTTAAAGAAAAATGCCTCAGACATGTTAGCCACCGCAACACTTGAGCAGAGATATGCATTCGATAAAATTGTTACAGCTGTGTATTGTGATGAAGGGGGTTTTTTCTTTGTGTATGGTCATGGAGGTACTGGAAAAACATTTCTCTGGAACCTTATGTCTGCTGAGATTCGCTCAAGGGGTGATATAGTGTTAAACGTTGCTTCAAGTGGTATTGCATCTTTACTTCTTCTCAATGGAAGAACGGCACACTCAAGGTTCAAAATACCGCTGAATATAACTGAGGATTCTGTATGTAACATCAAACCTGGTTCCCTTCAAGCAATGTTGCTGTTGAAAGCCAGACTTATAATTTGGGATGAGGCTCCAATGGTTAGTAGGTACTGCTATGAAGCACTTGATAAATGCTTGGGTGATATCATGAGGTGTTCTCCAACATATAGAAAAGATTTTTCCTTTGGAGGAAAAGTGGTTGTACTAGGTGGAGACTTTAGACAAATTTTTCCTGTCATTCCACGAGGATCGAGACAAGATATCGTTCATTCAACCGTGAATTCGTCTTACCTTTGGAAGTTTTGTCAGGTGCTCAAACTAACAAAAAACATGAGACTCTCTGTAGGGACGGCTACTTCAGATCAAGATGAGACAGAGCAATTTGGTGAGTGGTTATTGAAAGTTGATGATGGTCTAATAGGTGACAATATGGATGGTAAATCTGAGATATGTCTTCCAGGAGATATTGTTATTCCTTCTTTGGACCATGCATTTGATGAGTTAGTTCATTTTTCTTATCCAAATATTTTGGAAAACATGTCCTCAAAGGATTTTTTCAAAGCAAGAACTATACTGGCTCCCACACTAGATATCGTTGAAGAGGTCAACAACCATCTGATGGCTATCATTCCTGGAGggaaaaattatattttagttcGGATTCCATTTGTATGGATGAAGGGAATATGGAGAGTCAACTAG
- the LOC130963294 gene encoding uncharacterized protein LOC130963294 — translation MLLRNIDQSSGLCNGTRLQVRKLGNHVIECEVLTDNNVGHIALIPRMNMVPTNETVPVRFQRRQFPIIVSFAMTINKSQGQTLSHVGLYLPRPVFTHGQLYVSLSRVKGKRGLKVLLMNHVGMSANSTINVVYREVFEKIVF, via the coding sequence ATGTTACTGAGGAATATTGACCAATCCAGTGGTCTTTGTAATGGTACAAGACTACAAGTTAGGAAGCTTGGAAATCATGTCATAGAATGTGAAGTCTTAACGGATAACAATGTTGGTCATATTGCTTTGATTCCAAGAATGAATATGGTACCAACAAATGAAACCGTCCCAGTTAGATTCCAACGAAGACAGTTTCCCATAATAGTATCGTTTGCCATGACAATTAATAAGTCTCAGGGACAAACTTTATCTCATGTTGGATTGTACTTGCCCAGACCAGTTTTTACACATGGCCAACTATATGTGTCACTTTCAAGAGTTAAGGGTAAGAGAGGTTTAAAAGTTTTACTTATGAATCACGTAGGAATGTCTGCAAATTCAACCATCAATGTTGTTTATAGAGAAGTCTTTGAAAAAATAGTATTCTAa
- the LOC130960531 gene encoding uncharacterized protein LOC130960531, with translation MRSLFWDLNWKFSRCLKKRLRELYLTIYLILSLRACMGVRRHESDYVPTRWNRALELCGSFYSKESVSKQISIAFLERVKADFKKRNGGGRADTTVAKSLNKKFGRLLAGSIVCSSHSLWFVGSIMHK, from the exons ATGAGATCTCTGTTCTGGGATCTGAATTGGAAATTCTCAAG GTGTTTGAAGAAACGCCTCAGAGAACTTTATCTTACTATATATCTTATATTGAGTCTGAGAGCATGCATGGGTGTACGAAGGCATGAATCG GATTATGTTCCAACAAGATGGAATAGAGCACTGGAGCTTTGTGGATCATTTTACTCAAAG GAATCTGTTAGTAAGCAGATATCTATTGCTTTCCTAGAACGTGTCAAGGCggattttaaaaaaagaaatggTGGAGGAAGAGCGGATACAACTGTTGCCAAAAGTCTCAACAAGAAATTTGG TCGTCTTCTCGCTGGTTCTATCGTTTGCTCATCCCACAGCTTG TGGTTTGTAGGGAGTATAATGCACAAATAG